Part of the Bombina bombina isolate aBomBom1 chromosome 8, aBomBom1.pri, whole genome shotgun sequence genome is shown below.
GTGATGTGGGAATGTGTCACTCTCTGGCACCTGGAAATATACCCACCATTTGAGGTTTGGTGACATTTCTCCTTGAGACGTTGGGGATACATATATTCACGAGGTTTAATGGGTGACACATTTATGTCATTTGTGGACTGGGTGGCATATGTCACTGTTTTATGTGgggtatacatatattcatatggtTTAATGGGTGACACATTTATGTCACTTGTGGACTGAGTGGCATATGTCACTGTTTTgggtatacatatattcatatggtTTAATGGGTGACACATTTATGTCACTTGTGGACTGAGTGGCATATGTCACTGTTTTgggtatacatatattcatatggtTTAATGGGTGACACATTTATGTCACTTGTGGACTGAGTGGCATATGTCACTGTTTTgggtatacatatattcatatggtTTAATGGGTGGCATATATATGTCACTTGTGGACTGAGTGGCATATGTCACTGTTTTGGGTATACATTCATGGTGTTTTATGGGTGGCACATTTATGTCATTCATTGACTGAATGGCATTTGTCACTGTtggtatatacatacattcatatggtTTTATGGGTGGCACATTTATGTCACTTGTGGACTGGGTGGCATATGTCACTGTTTTGGGTATACATATATTCATGTTGTTTTATGGGTGGCACATATATGTCACTTGTGGACTGGGTGGCATATATCACTGTTTTGGGTATACATATATTCATGTTGTTTTATGGGTGGCACATATTTGTCACTTGTGGACTGGGTGGCATATGTCACTGTTTTGGGTATACATATATTCATGTTGTTTTATGGGTGGCACATATATGTCACTTGTGGACTGGGTGGCATATGTTTTgggtatacatatattcatatggaTTTATGGGTGGCACATATATGTCACTTGTAGACTGGGTGGCATATGTCACTGTTTGGTGGAGGGGTGACACTCACGTCTAGCTTTCATTGCCTTTACATCACCAGCTGCTCTCCTCTCAGCCTTTCACAGCTGAGTTACAGATTTGCAGCCTCACAAACGTTTCACATGTGATTACAAATCTTATCTGCTGAGAATGGCTCAGGGAACATACATGGAGGAATAGAAACGGGGAAATGAAAACAAATGTGGTGCATACAACTGAGAAGAGAAAACAAGGGGACAAAAAGAAGAAGCAGAAATCAAATAACATTGTATTAACAGACAGTGACAACAGACAAGGGATTTGCAGGAACGCTAGAGTCATAGAACAAGCTGAAATCTACAAATAATGATAAATAGAAGAGCTAAGACTCCTGAAAATGAAGGATGGAGCAGTGTGAGAGGGATGATCAGCTGGAAGTGAACAGGAATTAAATAATGCAATAGGATAGATGGATGAGGTCAAGGGGAGCTGGAGAGCAGGGCAGAGGAGATGGTCTCTTCTCATTAGGAAAACCCCTCTTTGGCCGGCTAATGGAAGAGCAATGGGATGGACTCTATGGGAAGGGGGTTCAGGGAGGAAGTGTATGGATGGCAGCATTCCTTTGTTTGATTATATTTCTCACCACTTTGGGGAACTCTCTTCTTATCTTGCTGATCTTCACCCAGAGATCACTCAGAAACACCTCCAACTACTTCCTGGTATCCCTCTTCATGTCGGACCTCATGGTGGGCTTAGTGGTGATGCCCCCTGCCATGCTGAATGAACTCTATGCCAAGTGGGTCCTGGATGTGGACTTCTGTTACATCTGGTATTCCTTTGATGTCATGTGTTGCAGCGCTTCCATCCTCAACTTATGTGTCATCAGTCTGGATAGATATCTGCTCATCATCTCCCCACTCAAATACAAACTCAGGATGACCTCTTGCAGAGCCCTCTGCTTAATTGTGGCTACTTGGACCCTAGCTGCTCTGGCTTCCTTCCTACCAATTGGGATGGGGTGGCATGAGCCAGACTTTGTATTGCAGCACCTAAACCAGACATCTGGTGAACAAGAGAAGCAGTGCAGGCTCCTGGTCAGTTTGCCCTATGCCCTGGTTGCCTCGTTTCTCACATTTTTCCTTCCTTCTGCTGCGATCTCCTTCACCTACTGCAGGATCCTACTTGCAGCCAGGAAGCAGGCTGTCCAGGTAGCCTCTCTGACCACTAATGTGGCTAGCGTGTCTGGAGATAACACACAGGTGAGACCTTCATGCCAAGTGCCTCTCTAAATGCCAGGAACATACCCTTCACTGCAGCCATAATATCTGTCCCACCACACACAGCCCCTTACTCTTTATACTGCAAAAGAGATGCATCTAATCCAGCAGATTTCACACTCTCTGACCCCCAGCAAGTTCCAGCTATAAATGTGATAGGGATTGATATATAAGTAGgttgcattttgttttctttccttattTATTACAAGGCTGGTGATGGGCATATTTGTTCTCTCATAGTTCTGTGTGTTTGCATATTCTTCAGTGGGCAAAATAAAAGCAATCATTTTGTAATCTCTTTTGTACAGTTAATAAATAACCTTGACTAATACGGAAATAAAGTCATATTTCAGTAGAGTGTAAACACATGTGCAAGTTAgggaaatatttaggaataaatagaatgtATTATTTTTCTCATCCTTATTTAACATAACATTTTGACCTTTATTAAGGCAAAATGTTATGTCTGCTTTACTGAATTTTATTgtgaaaacctttttaaaaaaaacaaaaaaaaaaatcaaaaaaaatctTAGCTATAATAATGAATACAAAAAGACACCTGTAACAACTCTTATTTTGCTCTAGACCTACTTTAGGGAATAATCCCTTTAATGGCACACATGCATTTTTGCTGTTCCTGACactggcagtgaatgggttaaattCGAAATTAGAATGTCAAGAGATGGGTTTTTTTTGCCATCCACCGACCTGgcaattaatgggacatgaaatccaaaaatgttgttctttcattattcagatagagtgtacaattttaaacattttccagatttactttactgtccctttaacatcctttcCAGAGCAAAAATGCACTTCTGGGACTTAGCTGAAGACatttggtgagccagtgacaaatcACCATCTCATTCCTAGTAGTTCATtgttgctcctaagcttaccttgatatttttacaacaaaggataccaagaaaatgaagtcataatagaagcaaattgaaaagtgtcttaaaattgcatgtgtttATTTAAAGatttcattttaactttatgtccctttaaataaatggtcTCATGGATGAATAAACACATTTGGCACAGAAATACAGGTTTACAGCATTTACATGTCAAACCTGTCACATGATGGCCTGAGGGTCATGTGATATCTTAGATAAATTAAggggacattatactgtaaaatattctcttctttaatgtgttctcaataatgcattttacttgctggagtgtattaagttgTTTTCTGATGAAACCTCCAGTTATACTATCAA
Proteins encoded:
- the HTR6 gene encoding 5-hydroxytryptamine receptor 6 is translated as MRSRGAGEQGRGDGLFSLGKPLFGRLMEEQWDGLYGKGVQGGSVWMAAFLCLIIFLTTLGNSLLILLIFTQRSLRNTSNYFLVSLFMSDLMVGLVVMPPAMLNELYAKWVLDVDFCYIWYSFDVMCCSASILNLCVISLDRYLLIISPLKYKLRMTSCRALCLIVATWTLAALASFLPIGMGWHEPDFVLQHLNQTSGEQEKQCRLLVSLPYALVASFLTFFLPSAAISFTYCRILLAARKQAVQVASLTTNVASVSGDNTQVLTVPVVESRKFVTKHSKKALKASLTLGILLGMFFVAWIPFFVTNVVQAVCDCVPPGLFDVLTWLGYCNSTMNPIIYPLFMRDFKRAMAKYLPCCRRSRVISLSMRNSNSAPRLGLSLRNVLTLRGETDSMYSATMGNEHLLPNYKDHSTDPLPVTAADSVNLFDLEHDMQVHQLNTPMD